In the Alligator mississippiensis isolate rAllMis1 chromosome 7, rAllMis1, whole genome shotgun sequence genome, one interval contains:
- the LOC132243253 gene encoding uncharacterized protein C2orf78-like: MLWWVPVELLSHGKAEIITTLTFSLTYFLIMAGNFQYSLPVGATNLQQPILSAVADSPMIRGGLQTFSGSSLPTLGSAWLIPSGSILPVQSNAGNTNAFTYQLPETALWPGLYGTAGQTQIPRSAASYPTVYEWGAQGNPYRAAKVSAPCSVASLVQDMSNPPLHQLSNTSSLEHLYGQIQLPANARLVQIQPQATPLQVLQSQGHGQQVPVQDWRSIYLYNHDARGQVAPGEMYSTMSSSRVTTVPAKSQNEMVLVLKPIQPVSTQAAPADNLHHPVSANPQDTKPECKGKGEYSDA, translated from the exons ATGCTCTGGTGGGTTCCAGTGGAGCTGCTGTCTCACGGAAAGGCTGAAATCATCACAACTCTAACTTTTTCTCTGACTTACTTCCTTATCATGGCAG GGAATTTCCAATATTCTCTACCAGTCGGTGCTACCAACCTTCAACAACCGATACTCTCTGCAGTGGCTGACAGCCCTATGATCAGAGGAGGCCTTCAGACTTTCTCTGGATCCTCCCTACCAACCTTAGGCTCAGCTTGGCTCATACCTTCAGGCTCAATCCTACCTGTCCAGTCTAATGCAGGAAACACCAATGCCTTCACCTATCAGCTGCCTGAAACAGCTCTATGGCCAGGACTATATGGGACTGCTGGACAGACGCAGATCCCCAGATCAGCTGCTTCTTACCCCACTGTCTATGAATGGGGAGCACAGGGCAATCCCTACAGGGCTGCAAAGGTCTCTGCACCTTGCTCTGTGGCGTCACTAGTCCAGGACATGTCAAATCCTCCTCTCCATCAGCTGAGCAACACCAGCTCCTTGGAGCACCTCTATGGGCAGATTCAGCTGCCCGCAAATGCCCGTCTTGTGCAGATACAGCCTCAGGCGACACCACTGCAGGTTCTTCAAAGCCAAGGGCATGGGCAACAAGTTCCTGTGCAGGACTGGAGAAGCATCTACCTTTATAACCATGATGCAAGGGGCCAGGTGGCACCAGGAGAGATGTACTCTACCATGTCCAGCAGCAGGGTCACTACAGTGCCAGCCAAGTCCCAGAATGAAATGGTTCTGGTCTTGAAACCCATCCAGCCCGTgagcacccaggcagcccccgctGACAATTTGCACCATCCAGTCTCAGCAAATCCCCAGGACACCAAACCAGAGTGCAAAGGCAAGGGGGAATATTCAGATGCTTAG
- the LOC102574798 gene encoding nascent polypeptide-associated complex subunit alpha, muscle-specific form, with amino-acid sequence MFQDEALREDFQCSSLSGNPHPGGFWFPTSLFFLDFSLAVLDTPPETRLEPKTLPLQQVPNQQDDGVEKVSTEIPAEILDEFLLPPESQETPLFPLEIPDINELLAWFDPVESMSEDPHTEGLAGAKEVRPSDSFNKMPARKCISTYHVEGKDPLAALLSAPAVEPLDGATLPTPGKWKTPENAANLVQTSGPFAITPLVGSGLMIGSSGPRLSDPKMPGRRKSKLPAATPPVPPSQAPKRSGSDGKGLSTDKGLAPKKRKVEVAAGCEFSQYLCQGDRENCYPGASTSGTSGEAMPGQSSGNSLLLTPCSVLEQTVADIQKSSMTEPMGPAEVVTPDKGQQQKLGAHGNDKGKGAVPGKGKFKTPGGRGGKKIPQQEAQPSKVPRSHLEMQMLESIQVFHPLGKKLQPATPAPKPPAPPPSKAPASTPTVSPQIILGLKRRLEALANQRAKIPRPAPGGRKDRQTDTPQKDGQMDTPKKEGQADIARKDGQIDTPRKEGQVFPPKRLFQIPGNPGHGAVPPSSSSTAPAQQRPPPPPHSSTSLWHPPPSHSPMVARSNPLQELEVSLPITPEQRPEREAMKRKAQKERELAAQYMKIGRRQFLVERQRDWALEAEWGYLSLIRR; translated from the exons ATGTTCCAAGATGAAGCGCTCAGGGAGGACTTTCAGTGCAGCTCCCTGTCTGGCAACCCACATCCTGGG GGTTTCTGGTTCCCAACATCACTCTTTTTCCTTGATTTCTCTCTTGCAGTGCTGGACACCCCACCAGAAACACGGCTTGAGCCCAAGACTCTTCCCTTACAACAAGTTCCAAACCAGCAAGATGATGGAGTGGAGAAGGTCAGCACAGAGATTCCTGCTGAGATCCTGGATGAGTTTCTGCtgcctccagaatcccaggagaCACCTCTATTCCCTTTAGAAATCCCTGACATTAATGAACTGTTGGCCTGGTTTGACCCTGTTGAGTCAATGAGTGAAGACCCTCACACAGAGGGGCTTGCTGGTGCTAAGGAGGTGAGGCCAAGTGATTCCTTCAACAAGATGCCTGCAAGGAAATGCATTTCCACATACCATGTTGAGGGAAAGGATCCCCTGGCTGCCCTCTTATCTGCCCCTGCAGTGGAGCCTCTGGATGGAGCCACTCTGCCTACACCTGGGAAGTGGAAAACCCCAGAGAATGCTGCAAATCTGGTGCAGACCTCAGGTCCTTTTGCAATTACCCCGTTGGTGGGGTCCGGCCTCATGATTggcagcagtggacccagacTCTCAGACCCAAAGATGCCAGGAAGAAGGAAATCAAAGCTACCAGCAGCTACCCCACCTGTTCCTCCTTCACAGGCTCCCAAGCGCAGTGGGTCTGATGGAAAGGGACTCAGCACTGACAAGGGCCTTGCTCCAAAGAAGAGGAaggtggaagtggcagcagggtgtgAGTTCTCCCAATATCTGTGCCAGGGGGATAGGGAGAACTGTTATCCGGGAGCAAGCACTAGTGGCACTTCAGGTGAAGCCATGCCAGGCCAGTCCTCGGGGAACAGCCTCCTCCTGACCCCATGCAGTGTTCTGGAACAGACAGTGGCTGACATCCAGAAGTCATCCATGACAGAGCCAATGGGCCCAGCAGAAGTTGTGACACCTGACAAGGGGCAGCAGCAAAAACTGGGTGCCCACGGGAATGACAAAGGGAAAGGGGCAGTTCCAGGCAAGGGAAAATTCAAGACGCCTGGAGGTCGAGGTGGAAAGAAAATCCCCCAGCAGGAGGCACAGCCTTCAAAAGTACCTCGGAGCCACCTGGAGATGCAGATGTTGGAGTCCATCCAGGTGTTTCACCCTCTGGGCAAGAAACTGCAGCCAGCCACCCCAGCTCCAAAGCCCCCTGCACCGCCCCCGAGCAAGGCTCCGGCAAGCACCCCCACCGTGTCGCCACAAATCATCCTGGGGCTCAAGAGGCGCCTGGAAGCCCTGGCCAACCAAAGGGCAAAGATTCCTCGACCAGCCCctggggggaggaaggacagacagacggacacCCCTCAGaaggatggacagatggacacCCCTAAGAAGGAGGGACAGGCAGACATTGCTAGGAAGGACGGACAGATAGACACCCCAAGGAAGGAGGGGCAAGTCTTTCCTCCTAAAAGACTGTTCCAAATCCCAGGAAACCCAGGACATGGAGCTGTGCCTCCGAGCAGCAGCTCCACTGCTCCCGCGCAGCAGCGCCCGCCCCCCCCTCCTCACAGCTCCACGTCACTCTGGcatcctcccccttcccactctcCCATGGTGGCCAGGAGCAACCCCCTCCAGGAGCTGGAGGTGTCCCTGCCCATCACCCCGGAGCAGAGGCCCGAGAGAGAGGCAATGAAGAGGAAAGCGCAGAAAGAGAGGGAGCTGGCAGCACAGTACATGAAGATTGGGAGGCGACAGTTCTTGGTGGAGAGGCAGAGAGACTGGGCGCTGGAGGCTGAATGGGGCTACCTGTCCCTTATTCGTAGATAG